The following coding sequences lie in one Vitis vinifera cultivar Pinot Noir 40024 chromosome 19, ASM3070453v1 genomic window:
- the LOC100244407 gene encoding LOW QUALITY PROTEIN: probable disease resistance protein At1g52660 (The sequence of the model RefSeq protein was modified relative to this genomic sequence to represent the inferred CDS: inserted 3 bases in 2 codons), which produces MGDVGKTTLLNSINNEFLKSRVXVDAVIWVTLSRPANVEKVQQVLFNKLEIPSNNWEGRSENERKEAIFNVLKMKKIAVLLDDIWEPLDLFAVGIPPVIDGNKSKVVFTTQFSTVCQDMGAKGVEVKCLAWEEAFALFQTYVGEDNIXSDPHIPKLAEIAAKECDGLPLALIIIAQAMA; this is translated from the exons ATGGGGGATGTGGGCAAAACCACCCTCTTGAACAGTATCAACAATGAGTTCCTCAAATCCAGGG GGGTTGACGCAGTGATTTGGGTGACTCTGTCCAGACCAGCAAATGTGGAGAAGGTTCAGCAAGTTCTTTTCAATAAATTGGAGATTCCTAGTAACAACTGGGAAGGTAGAAGTgagaatgaaaggaaagaagcaATATTCAATGtcttgaagatgaagaaaattGCCGTCTTATTAGATGATATATGGGAGCCTCTTGATCTCTTTGCAGTGGGGATTCCTCCTGTAATTGATGGAAATAAGTCCAAGGTGGTATTTACAACCCAATTTTCAACTGTGTGCCAAGATATGGGAGCCAAGGGCGTTGAAGTGAAGTGCTTAGCATGGGAGGAAGCATTTGCTCTGTTTCAGACATATGTAGGAGAAGACAATAT TTCTGATCCACATATACCAAAGCTGGCGGAGATTGCTGCCAAAGAGTGTGACGGCCTCCCACTTGCCCTCATCATCATTGCACAAGCAATGGCATGA